CATGTCTGCCGATGTGGCTCCTCAACCGGTCGGAAACCCGATGGTTATTCAAACTCGTTCGGCAACGCTAACCGTGTTGGGAACGAGTTTTGACGTCGAGGTCGAACTGCCGGCCACCGCAGTCAGCGTCCGAGAAGGAACGGTGCGTGTCACGCGCACCAGCGACGGCAAGGAGATCGATGTGTCGGCAAATCATCGAGTCGTTGCGGCTGCCGACCAGGAATTCGAACGCAGGCAAATCGCCGGCGTGGTTCGAAACTGGGAAAGCCGCATCGACCAAGGTCCTGATGAAACTTTTGGAAAGTGGATTGCCGCTACCGAGACAGAGCCGGCGTCACTAAAAGCCGTGGCTTTTGTCCCCGAGCAAAATCCAAATGTGGTCCTTTACTTGTTAGGGGTGGGAGTGCGCAGCGATGAAGGTGCTCCCATTGAAGTGGACGAGGACTCACGCTTTGAGATCCATGGAAAGTTCGACGTCGAGACTGAGATCTACTTTGGAATTCAAGTCGCCTACGCCAACGGTGATTTCGCAGGCAAGTTTCGGGCAAAGTGCATTGTCCGGCGCGACAGTTCAGGCAATTTCGTCGCCAGAGCCGATCTTTCCGACTTCGGGCTCGACCCGTCCGTTGCGGCCTACAAGGACAAACTCGCACCGTCCCCCGAGGGATTGTTTGTCAACGGAGTTTGGAGCTTTACCCATTCCGAGACGCCATCGGGTCTGCGAATCAGTGCGGTCGAGCTGACTGGAGGGAATCACGAATGAATCAGTCACAGAGGCTTCGTGGCGTTTTTGGTACTCTTAATTCACTGATCGCGATTGTAAACCTCATCCCGTGGGGTCAAAAAAAGTCGAACGATCCGAAAAATCGCTCGAGATGTGCGTTCAAGTTCGGGCTTCGCGCCGGTAACCGAACTGGCTTCACGCCTTCGTGGCGTAGGAAGTTCCGAAACGACTTACTGAATGATGCATCGCGGTCCATGATCAAGTACTTCTTGTCTTTTAGAAAACCATCCTCATCGTTGGTCAACTCGCTGGCAATTGTCTTCATCCAAGCCTCGTTCGGATTGGTGGTGCAGCCCGCGAAGTTGACGCGGCGAGTCTTCAGTTCCATAACAGAGAGCAGATAGAACGTAGTCAGGCCACTCTTGGTCCAGACTTCCACGGTCGTGAAGTCGATCGCGGCCATCACGTCCCAGTGCGCCTTGAGGAATGTCTCCCATGATCCTGTGCGTTTGCGGTCTGGTGTCGGTTCAATGCCGTGGGATTTTAGGATGTTGCCAATGGTGGAGTCGCAGATGTTGTAGCCGAGGTTCGACAATGCACCGCTGATACGATCGTAGGCCCAGGTCGGGTTCTCTTTCGCGAACTTGATGGTCAAATCGACAATCGCTTGTCGCGTTCTTGGCCGACCATGTTTCTTCTTTTTGCGATCGGAGTAGTCCCACTTATTGGCAACCAATTGTCGATGCCAATGCAGGATCGTCTCCGGCGTGAACAAGGTTCCAAACTGCTCAAGTGTTTTGCGTCCGAGGACTTTGCCTTTGACTGCCAAGCGACGCCGCTGATCATCGGTCAGCAGGATTCGCTTCTTGCCGAATTTCTCTTTGAAAACGGCATTCTCGGTGCGAAGGTACTCAATGACCTCTTGTTGTTGTCGATTGATCCAACTGGCCAGGATTACAGCGAACAACTGCCACGGATGCAGAATATATTTCATTGGCGTCTTGGTGGTTTAGAAAACCCGAGACGATCATGAGCATGCGTTAGTGTAAACCCGCGGGAGCAGGCTTCAATGCGATCAGAGCTTGTAGTCGTTCCGGTGAGAACGGTTGCGGGAGGATTGCCGACGAATCTGCAGACTTCAAATCGGCCGATATCCACCGATGTCGATTGCTTGAAAGGCTGGTTTTCGTAGTGTCTAATGATCGGCGGAGTTTTTTGACCCCACGCGACTACTGCCAAATCTCGCAATCCTGCAGTGTATGCAATTATTCGAAGTCAATGCAATCAACATGCGATTCAGGCGTTTAACGCTACAGACAAACCAGCAATCCTCTGGCTTACTCTAGTGCAAGTATGCCCAGTTGCGAATCGACGGGAGAATCGTTGATGAAATGAAAAACGAGCAAGAAGAAAGCACTCCAGAGATCGACACCCAAACCTAAATCCAATATGCAAAGTAAAAACAACACCCGACGCGACTTCATCCAAAAGGCGACCGCCACCACACTTGGCCTAGCGGTGGCTCCTGCAGCGCTCAGCAAAGCCGAAGCGACACGCCCCGCCCCCAAAGCGGCCAAGCCAGAGTGGCGGAATAAGCAAGATGGCATGAGCTACCGAATGCTCGGAAGGACGGGCTTCATGGTTTCAGAGCTCGTTTCAGGAACGTTCCCATACAATGACCCTAAACACTTTCCGATATTGGATGCTCAGATCGGACATGGTATCAATTATATAGATACCGCTTCTGCCTACAGCCAAGGAGGTGTGGAATCAAACATCGGAACCTACCTCAAGGAAAGCAACAACCGAGACAAGGTATTCCTCTCTACCAAACTCAGCGGCTACTACGGATTCCTGGCAGGAGCCATAGGTGAATTGCAGAAGGAGCTGCCAGAGTCGAAAGTTAAGGCCATCCGGAAGAAGGTGGATGACTTGATGGCCGAGCGTGGCGTCCTCAAGCCCGGCTACCATATGAACTATTTTGGCGGGCAGGAAGAGCAGATTCCGAAAGGTTACTTCAACCACCTCATGCTCCAAGAGTACGGATACAAGAGCGGCTGGAGAATGAAGATCAAGGACCACGCCCGCAAACTCCTCGAGGATGGGCTGACTAGATTGCAAACGGACCATCTCGATGTGCTTCACTGCCCTCACGGCATTACCATGCCTGATCTCATGGAAGACGCCCTTCTCCCGGAGCTCTTTGAAGAATTCAAGCAAAAGGGCTTGATCCGTGCGGCAGCCGTTTCCTTCCACAATGACGTGGGCGCAAACCTCGCGAAAGCTATCGAAGTCGGATACTACGACGCAGCAATGTTTGCCTACAACATAGCGAACCACGCCTCTACGGAGCCGCTGATGCTCAAAGCAAAGGAATCCGGGCTAGGCACGATTGCAATGAAAGTCGCTCGCTTGTTTGCAATGGAGCAAAAGCATGATTGGAGGCGGCAAAAACTCGAGGCGACGATTCCTGACAAGGAGATTGGACTTTTTCCTAAAACCTACCTGTGGGCTCTCCAGAATCCTAACTTAAGCTGTTGCGTGGCGCAAATGGAGAACGTCGATCAGGTCAAAGAAAACGTAGCCATCGTGGGGCGTAAGGTCGAGCTTCTCCCAGTTTAGAAAGCTCAACATTTAGGGGGCTGCTTCTCGGCCAAGCGATACGCTTGGCGCGAGCTAAGCCTTTTGGTCAAAAATCTCGGACGAACCTTATAACCGACTAAATTCGAGTCTACGTCGGCACATGAGTTCGAGTTTTTGGATCGAGATTGAAACCAATTTGAACGGTGGCAAGGGATAATTGACCCAAAACCCACGCACCACGCAGCAGACATCACACCGATGTTTTGAGACCAGAGTGGTGCGAAACGAGTGAAGGCCTGATGAGCTACGCAGCGCGTTGTTACGAACGAAGCAAACCGCCGAGGCGCTCCGTCGTTTGGATTCCCGCATTGATATCTCGGATATCTGGCGGGCTCACGGTTGATCCAATTGACAAGGATTACAACGAACAACTGCCACAGCTGCATAATATATTTCATTGGCGTTTCGATGGTTTAGAAAACCCGAGACGATCATTGGTGTGAGACGAAATGTAAACCAGCATTGACAAGCTTCTGAGCGATCAGAGTTTGCGGCCGCTCCGGTGTGCCCGGTTGCGGTCACATTGCCGACGAAATTGTAGTCGTCCGTTTGTCTGGGATCCACCGATGTCTATTGCTTGAAAGACCGGTTCTCGCAGTGTCGAATGCTCGGCTGAGATTTCTGACCCCACGGGATCCGCAGAAACTCCACAACTGTTATGATGATCATGGATATGCAGACATCATCGCCTCCCTGAAGGACGCGTTTGTTCATTTTGCCATGAGAGGTTTCGAATCATGAAGAGAATTGATTTCCATGTGGCGGCAACGTTTGCTGTCGTGTTTCTGGTGGTATTTACCTTATCAACAACCGTCGAGACTTATGCCCAATCGTGGGGATATGATGGAAATCGAATCGCGATCAGCGCCGACGGTAACAGTGCGTCCGACGATGGCCATCATTGGAAGACGGGTGATCCGGACGACTGGGGCGCCACGCCCGCCGCGTTGGCGATGCTTGCCAAGCTGAAGATGCAAGACAACCTTGTCCATTACTCGTACAATAATTTCATCGCAGCACCCTCTGGGCCTGACGATAAGAACCAAATGAAGATCGGTGTCGACGGGGCCGTGCAGCGTTGGAGATTCGATCCGGATCTTTTCTTTGATGCAACGACGGATTTAAATGCCGCCCAGGATCACCTGAAGGCGGAACTTGTGAAGTCGACGATCGATGATCCGCTCTATTTCATTCACATGGGCCCTGCCGAGTTCTTCTACCAAGTCGTTAAAGAAACAGTCGATCAGGGAGACGGCGCCGCGCTGACGCATGTCTACATCGTGTCCCACAGCGGCTATAACGATGATCACTTGCGTCGACCTTCACATCACACGCTCCAACAAACGATCGACTACAGCGGCGGATTGTTGAAGTATAGACGAATCAAAGACCAGAACGGTCAATGGGATCCGAACGTTCTTTGGAACTCAGAAAGAGATTTCTCTCCCTGGCATTGGATGCGCGATCATCGCGACCCCAACGTGCGATGGCTATACGATCGCATGCAAGCCCATTCCGGCGGTAAGGCGGACATTTCCGACGCGGGGATGCTCTATTGGCTTCTCTTGGGAGATGAAAACGGCAGTCCTTCAAAATTCAAAGCCTTCTTAGGAAGCGGCATTCCGGACAGCAACGTCGTTGATGACGACACGGAAACGTCAGGCCCTGCTCGTGACCTGCGGGCGGAGCGCGCCGCGGCCATTCAATCGGGCAAGCTGTTGATCATCGAAGCCGAGGACTTTCTGCTCCGAGGGGAATGGGAGAAGGTCGAATCCGACGACGCGTCGGGCGGAGCCTATATCCAGTACTCAGGACCGAACAAATACGATGCGGTGGACGATCAGCAGACAATCGAATTGCCGCTGAAGATCGAAACGCCCGGTTCGTATACCGTGAAGTGGTCCATGCGTCAGCCTGCCGCTGCGGAGGGCGACAAGTCGAACGACGTATGGATCAACTTCCCTGACGCTGTGCAAATGGCGAAAGGCCAGGTTACCGGATTCCACAAGTTTTACGGTCGAAGTAAAGTCGTTTTCGGAATGAATGGGGTGTTGGAGCCGGATCACTACCACTCATGGCTCAACGTCACGTTTACTGAGCCAGGCGAGTACAAGCTGCAACTATCGGGGCGTTCCGAGTTATTGCAGATCGACCGATTCGTACTCTATCGAGGCATCGATTTTGAGGAAGCGCAAGCGTTCATGGAGATTGATGATAAGAAGCCCGTGGGTTCAAAAGAGTCGAACGAGCACGTTGTCCGATGAATTCCGAGGTTGCGTCATCAATTGTGTCCCAATTCTCAGTCGAGATTGAGTTCAGGCAGAGCGGAGCTGGCCAAAAAGTGGGGCAAAACCGCGCCACCGCGCAGCAGGCATCACACCAATGTCTTGAGACCGGGGTGGTGCGAGCGAGTGAGAACGGGACGAGCTAAGCAGCTCACGATGCCGACTCAAGCAGCCCGCCGACAATATGACTTCAAGTGCCCACCCAGACGATCTGTACAAACTACGTGTTCCTTATGGAACTTCACCGCTGCCACTGGATCGCCGTCACGCACCGGAGGCAAATGATCCCGAGCACTGTGTCCACGTTCGGTGTTGTACCAGATGGCCGTCTCTTTCAATAAGTGATTAAGGTGTGCGTTGGTCACGATGCAAAACGCATTGAGCACCTCGTGCTTCATCGTCTGGATCACGCGTTCGACATCAGCGACTTGATGTTCCCACCGAGGGATATTCCATGTTTGACAAGCGTGCGTCTCTCCCGATTGTCCAGCTTGATGCGACTGGGTAACTTGCTGCGAAGGATTTTGTTTTCAGCTTTCAAGAACCGCATTTCTCTGGCAAGTTCTTGCCGCGAATGCGACGCCAGCAGTGTCAAAAGCGGGTGTAAAAGTCTGACCATTTGGAAACAGAATCGCTTGCATTCTTCGGTGAAATCGGAGTGGCAGAGTTTTTGTACCCCGCTCAAGCGACGAGCCTACGGCACGATTCTAGATCCGCAATCCAAGCTGGCCTGATCCACCGGCAAATGCCCACGATCGGCACCGACCCAGCGTGACAACCGGCCCACCTTTCCACGCCGCAAACCCCGATGTTCTCTCTTTGTGTTAACCGCCTGGAAACGTCCCGAAATAACTCGTGTCGGGTTAACACAAGCTGTTAACCCAGAGGCGCCGGAGCGCTGTCTGAGTTCTGTCCGACCGAACGCAACGTTTTTTCCGCAAAGCAAAGCGGATAAGAGACTTACGGAATTTCACGAAACAGAGACATTGCTACAATTGAGTTGTGTACGGGAGCCCACTCTAACTCAGGAACACTTCATTGAATTCACAAATTGGTTGCCTCGTCTGCGCTTTTGTATTGACGGCCAGTTCGGCTGCACAAACCACCGCTCCGGCTCGTTATCTCAGCCCATTGGAATGCGATTATTTGGGCAGAGTCGGCCCCAAGAATATCGTTCAGTTGGGCGAGACTAAGTTTCAGGTTTCACAACGAGGGCTGGATGAATACAACCAGTTCAGTATCTCAAAGGAAACGCAAATCGCAGGCGTTAACGTCGGTAGCTTTATCTTCAAATCAATGCCGACACGAGAGGGTTTAGACAATGGAACCTATAGCAAGAAGCTGCATTTCGATATCTATGACTACGGCAACCTGAATGGAAACAAAGAGAAGGAGTTGATTCAGGCTGGAGACAACATCTACGTTACTTTTTTGGTCAGGTTTGTCACATCGGCTCCTGTACCCACGCCAGGTTCTCAGTTTGATAACGACAACGGCAAATTCCGACGCAATCTGTTTTTTCAATTCTGGCCAGGCGGTGTGGTTACACACTTGTACAGCCATGCTCCCGACAGTCCTGAGGGCAAAGCAAATAAGTTTGGTTACGTCTCGGTGCTTACCGACAACTTTGGCGTGAACAAATACGTTGTGTCGGATCGATTTGAAGTCGAGCAGAACAAGTGGTATCGAATGTACTTTCAATACAGGCCCGCTGTTCAAAACGGAAGAATACTCGCCAAGATGGCTGAACATCGAAAAGGGCTTCAGACAGAGGAAATGACAACCATTCTCGATCTTCGAGACAATACGCTTTACGAACACAAGTCCGCCCGACGAATCTTGCCTACCTTTGGAAATTACCACTGGGGTGGATGCCCACATCGAGTTGAAACCCATTTCACTGAAATTCGTGTCACGAAAGAACCTGTGCAGCATCACTTCTTATCCGCTGGGCAAGATGACAATCAGTAAGCAAGTAGGCCGGAACAAGCCGTGCACCGTTCCGGCACAAGAAAGCTAAATGCTAATCAGCTACCGTTGGCGGAACCGCGTCGCTAATGCTTTTTTTGCCGGCCTACTCACTACGGGACGGCATGTATCACCAGTGGAACTCGGTAAACTCGTCCTCGCAAACACAACTCACA
This sequence is a window from Novipirellula artificiosorum. Protein-coding genes within it:
- a CDS encoding DDE-type integrase/transposase/recombinase, whose translation is MKYILHPWQLFAVILASWINRQQQEVIEYLRTENAVFKEKFGKKRILLTDDQRRRLAVKGKVLGRKTLEQFGTLFTPETILHWHRQLVANKWDYSDRKKKKHGRPRTRQAIVDLTIKFAKENPTWAYDRISGALSNLGYNICDSTIGNILKSHGIEPTPDRKRTGSWETFLKAHWDVMAAIDFTTVEVWTKSGLTTFYLLSVMELKTRRVNFAGCTTNPNEAWMKTIASELTNDEDGFLKDKKYLIMDRDASFSKSFRNFLRHEGVKPVRLPARSPNLNAHLERFFGSFDFF
- a CDS encoding integrase core domain-containing protein, which encodes MPRWEHQVADVERVIQTMKHEVLNAFCIVTNAHLNHLLKETAIWYNTERGHSARDHLPPVRDGDPVAAVKFHKEHVVCTDRLGGHLKSYCRRAA
- a CDS encoding aldo/keto reductase, which produces MQSKNNTRRDFIQKATATTLGLAVAPAALSKAEATRPAPKAAKPEWRNKQDGMSYRMLGRTGFMVSELVSGTFPYNDPKHFPILDAQIGHGINYIDTASAYSQGGVESNIGTYLKESNNRDKVFLSTKLSGYYGFLAGAIGELQKELPESKVKAIRKKVDDLMAERGVLKPGYHMNYFGGQEEQIPKGYFNHLMLQEYGYKSGWRMKIKDHARKLLEDGLTRLQTDHLDVLHCPHGITMPDLMEDALLPELFEEFKQKGLIRAAAVSFHNDVGANLAKAIEVGYYDAAMFAYNIANHASTEPLMLKAKESGLGTIAMKVARLFAMEQKHDWRRQKLEATIPDKEIGLFPKTYLWALQNPNLSCCVAQMENVDQVKENVAIVGRKVELLPV
- a CDS encoding FecR domain-containing protein is translated as MSDSGKPNDDLWDDLVERHLRGELNESEQEQLAGWLDSDASLREDFVRQATWDTELTEVVRTGGDRQFEMATLLASDDEMQPRRTPRIMRALLAVAATTILVLSYALIKQDTAPETIVTDPSSGSVAHITGLSGSLIWTGDRGELVRDIRVGTELAGGTIEGLSPESWFELQFNDGSEVTISGASMLTFSDDGQKRLRLREGRMSADVAPQPVGNPMVIQTRSATLTVLGTSFDVEVELPATAVSVREGTVRVTRTSDGKEIDVSANHRVVAAADQEFERRQIAGVVRNWESRIDQGPDETFGKWIAATETEPASLKAVAFVPEQNPNVVLYLLGVGVRSDEGAPIEVDEDSRFEIHGKFDVETEIYFGIQVAYANGDFAGKFRAKCIVRRDSSGNFVARADLSDFGLDPSVAAYKDKLAPSPEGLFVNGVWSFTHSETPSGLRISAVELTGGNHE